A genomic segment from Estrella lausannensis encodes:
- a CDS encoding glycoside hydrolase family 3 protein codes for MSFTFLKLMHWLALMLSANSCYGGLIDELSLEEKVGQLLMVHFYGQSANKDSDYLIQDIGVGGIVYFNWCNELKSPMQVQQLSNTLQETAKATLHGIPLFISVDQEGGPINRLKNGFTAFPSNSAVAKTKNPSLAKKAALAIGSELKAVGINMTLGPVADVNVNLENPIIGVRSFGKDPQTVALFAQEALQGYKDAGVIAVLKHFPGHGDVTVDSHQSLPVIKKSFEELSNIELYPFRELKDKTPAIMTAHLMVPCLDPSFCTTLSPLITTDLLKKHLGYSGLVMTDSLVMGALLESCPNHVEASIRAFLAGADILILGGKRFIDETGIEFNLDDIREIHEGLVEAVCQGRIPLSKINESVEKIIHLKEEYRLFSFDLPDERAIIEDVQTEASRLLAKEIAGLSLKTDGHPGSFAIPFSNATIAVFAPSIVQFDLGRTSIVNLGKKTTLFYYPTLDPTPMDVEAALQVAAESEILVLCTYNAWKYQAQLNVVKALAALKKTLIILALRDPQDISFIGDTKMVITTYSPDSNSIQTAIEMLSSKRYQCD; via the coding sequence TTGAGCTTCACATTCCTGAAGCTAATGCATTGGCTCGCTTTGATGCTCTCTGCCAACTCGTGCTATGGTGGCTTAATTGACGAGCTATCGCTGGAGGAGAAGGTAGGCCAGTTATTGATGGTGCATTTCTACGGACAGTCCGCCAACAAAGATTCCGACTATTTAATCCAAGACATCGGTGTCGGCGGGATTGTCTATTTCAACTGGTGCAATGAGCTGAAAAGTCCCATGCAGGTGCAGCAGCTGTCTAACACTTTGCAGGAGACGGCCAAGGCAACTTTGCACGGCATCCCCCTATTCATCTCCGTTGACCAAGAGGGCGGACCCATTAACCGCTTGAAAAACGGCTTTACCGCTTTCCCGAGCAACAGCGCGGTTGCCAAAACTAAAAACCCCTCTCTTGCCAAAAAAGCTGCGCTGGCAATCGGATCAGAGCTAAAAGCGGTGGGCATCAACATGACGCTGGGTCCTGTTGCAGACGTCAATGTCAATTTGGAAAATCCCATCATCGGGGTGCGTTCATTTGGTAAAGATCCACAAACCGTTGCCCTTTTTGCGCAAGAAGCCCTGCAGGGATACAAAGATGCCGGAGTCATTGCCGTTCTCAAACATTTTCCGGGCCATGGAGATGTAACTGTAGATTCCCATCAGTCGCTGCCTGTCATAAAGAAAAGTTTTGAAGAGCTATCCAACATCGAATTATACCCTTTTAGGGAACTGAAAGATAAGACACCCGCCATTATGACAGCGCACCTGATGGTTCCTTGCTTAGACCCTTCCTTTTGCACCACCCTCTCGCCCCTGATCACGACCGATCTGCTCAAAAAGCACCTCGGCTACTCCGGCCTTGTCATGACTGACTCTCTTGTTATGGGAGCCCTTTTGGAAAGCTGCCCCAACCACGTAGAGGCATCGATCAGGGCCTTTCTTGCCGGGGCAGACATCCTGATACTCGGCGGAAAGCGGTTTATAGACGAAACAGGTATCGAGTTTAATCTGGACGATATCAGAGAAATCCACGAAGGGTTGGTGGAAGCGGTTTGCCAGGGGCGGATACCTCTCAGTAAAATCAACGAGTCCGTTGAGAAAATTATCCATCTGAAAGAAGAGTACCGTCTTTTTTCCTTTGATTTGCCGGACGAGCGGGCAATCATCGAGGACGTGCAGACCGAAGCGAGTCGTTTGCTCGCCAAGGAGATTGCCGGGCTTTCACTAAAAACCGACGGGCATCCCGGCAGTTTTGCCATCCCCTTCTCTAACGCCACCATCGCTGTCTTCGCCCCTTCCATCGTACAATTCGATCTGGGTCGCACAAGCATCGTGAACTTAGGAAAAAAAACGACCCTATTCTACTACCCCACCCTTGATCCTACGCCGATGGATGTAGAAGCTGCGCTGCAAGTTGCCGCGGAATCAGAAATTTTGGTTCTTTGCACCTATAACGCATGGAAATACCAAGCGCAGCTCAACGTGGTCAAAGCACTCGCCGCACTAAAAAAAACTTTAATCATCTTGGCGCTACGTGACCCGCAAGATATTAGTTTTATTGGTGACA